In Erigeron canadensis isolate Cc75 chromosome 8, C_canadensis_v1, whole genome shotgun sequence, the DNA window tttattgtatgcaattattattaaaatactaataaaaatatattccttacacatcaattattttgtcaaatttaaatattacaaaTATAGATAGAATAATTTAAAACAAGTTAAACAATAAACCAtgaataaaactataaaaagctgagaaagtatttaaaaatatatatatattacctcaGACCCACATCCTCTTTCTTGatgaaaatatgaataaatgaatcattgaattatttttttgcaaTACTCATGAGCTTTCTACGAGAAGTCTTGAATTGCAgcaaaacttcaaaaatatcaatatataattgttttattaaaaacaaaaaaattgattaCTAATAACTGATAGTAGTAATAGTAATTATTATAaggtaacaaattaaaacagcATCATTAAATGAGCTTAGAatatcatactttttttttatgggtaaggaatgaaaaaaacaataaagatTCTGGGCCAATCTTTCTCTCTTTGAAAGgaaattattttcttattttagagtgagagagagagagagagagagagaaagaaggtATGTTTTTTCTGTGaaagtgaaaatgaaaatgaaaatatattataaaaaagtgagCTGAGGAGAGGAGAGGAGAGAGAGATCTCTCAGATAAGAAATCTCAATCTTCATACAAACAAACGACCTTCTAATTACAGTGACATGATTTTTGTCAACATCTGGTCTATTTTTATTCGCTCTCTTTTCCACACTTTTTACTAGTAGTATTATTTCTTAATTAACGATATATTCGTATAGAGTTAGGTTATTACGAGAACTAATTATTTATCGAGAACTATTTTAAACCATTAAATGAGATTAATTAATGACTAGTAAATAAAGtgcaattaaaacaataaataaatggtTATAAAATGTAACAGGGTAAACATGCCATTATAAACAAATTAGAACAACCGTATCCTCCATAACAAACTTCCAGTAAATTCGGCACCTACATTTAATGATTGATATAGTTATTGgatttaaaaatcatttaataataattgttaatattaaGACTTATTAATCGATacacataatttttaaaaactttaaaatactAACATAATTTATCTACGTTGTTGTATATTTAATAGAGtataataaattttgtaaaaaatatttctGCTTTAGTATAAGTTTTTTTGTTGGTACACATGTGAATGAAACCGTTTACAAATGTTTaggtatatatttttaatgaaattacaAGTGTgtttaaaaacaattatataagAATTGTGTTTACATGTGAACACCTTTTATTAGCACATGTGTATGATGAGGTTCATATCTACACAACTtatatttacacatgtgtatgaTGATGTTCACATgtaaacaacttttatttatacatgtatCTGTTTGCGTTTACATGTAAACACCTTTTATTAACACATGTGTATAATGATGTTCACatgtaaaaaacttttatttatacatatatctgATAATGTTCACatataaaaatctttataaaataataaacctTAATATGTGAATGGAATGAATATACACAATTTAATGAatctattataattattatgagaaaataaattgtTAAAGTTGTCTAACAcgtaaaaactatttttattgtCATAAGTATTAcactttaatcaaattaaattatttgtCTATACTTTACTAAgttaacaaaagaaaatgaagttttgaaaatgtAGAATAAAACATTCGTGGAACAGATTTAATTAATCTTGTAATTATAGAGAAAAATGGGTTAAAGTGTCAACATTATTTATGGAGATATTTAAGGGactcatttaattaaattagtattattttttatatgtttattgaaTTACAGAATTACCCTTATCTAAAAAAGTTCTCACAGTTCTCGATATTTtgttggttctcattttatctttttactattcgtatatatatatatatatattctaaaaacAGCTCTGATCAAATGATTAATATCTTTTCTTTATCTTaataaaaagtttgattttcatttttattttatttttggtagaGGTGGAAGTCTTAATCTACATCTCAATATATTTAACGCGTTACTATATCATaagtaattttatatttatacttatatttatatttatatattaaatataatatgatagttagaaatttaaaattaaaatatgtgttttttaaattaGAGGACGCAATACCACGACGGTGACTGAGACGAATAGTCGCAAAAACAGTGACAGGTAGCGATGActatgtaaaagtaattgatgtaaaataaagtagtgtaattattttatggcttgaaatatatatgttgtaaataatttcataaaatatattatagctatattatgttgaaatatttatattaataaaaaaaaaatggatagtGTAGACATAGGTTGAAAATACTTTGGGAATAATTTAGATAAATGTATGTGTGAGTTGATaaattgttaaaagttaaaggTTTTTCTACTATGTGTGCCTACCCGTAGGCACATGATAGAAATTAATTAATCtctttgattttctttatataaaacacatttaatgctattatttttttccctttttctttccCTTCCTATTTTATCCTTCCTTAATTTAGAtctcaacattttgttttacttttttttagttaagctggcaaacacaaataaaaataggtcaatgactaaaaaaaatcaagttaaatataataaaatcttCACATTTAGTGGTTGCTCGTTAATAGATCAACGAATAATAAttcaatttcaaataaaaaataaacatgtaacagattaaattttcaaagaaaaaatagCATTCAAATCCATAACTAACAAAGGATTTAAATAATATGAGAATCGGATGGGTAAAATTAGAGAGTGGAATACTGAGATATTATTTTGCATACAACAACAAGACTCAATCCCTACGCGGCGTATGGGGGAAGTAAGTTGTAgtcagtcttacctctacacaaaggtagaaagactgcttccatagggacctccagccacaaaggagtgcaaaacggaaaatgagaaatgtttagaaaaatcATACATGTTtgccgagaatctgaaaagaagaaatacctgtctgctgggtccggctactatgcgAGTCGAACGTTTATCAGTCATACGTCataccgatatcttagaaacatgtttgacaatacaaatacaaatacgaaagcaaccatattgggcatattaaacaacataaaagtagcaaactaatacgtaactcgaacaagtagtgggaaacaaccaaaacaaacatacaaataaataagaaatgacaaaacctgAAAAGATCCCGATTGAGCCAAGGCAGTAGCTaattctaaacaacctatgcaAAAAAAGGACCTTAGGCCGCCTAGctatcctaatcctaatcctcTCACCTGCTCTTCCAAACCAATAAACTAGTCCTAAACCCCTAGTCCTCTAGATAaactctcattggtcatgtcctccgacaacCATCTTGGGGGAAACAAAcacaagagtaacctcccccctcggtttagacctctcgagactcaaggccaaaaacccctacgaaaggtcatagagaaccaaagtctaaataaaAAGTCTACTTAATCTAAAACCCATATGCCTTACCCTCGCATTCCACTACCTCTACCTGGAAGCTCCTCTAACGCATTCGGAATTCCGTACTTCCACCTCCATCTACCTACCACTCTTCTTGTCACGTCAAAGTCCTCTGTAGCGTAGCTAAGCCACTTCTCTAGGCCAAACCCTCACAAACCTCCTTTGGCAAGGCAATATAGGAAAAGAAAACTATCTAGGTCGCCCAAAAGTCCTACCCTAACCTACTAttctactctaatcctagttctccatGACGTCCTATCCGACGTCATGTCCTCTGACAGGCCAAGTTCAATTAGATCCTTCGCTAATCGatcctcccacctcatctttGGTCGTCCCCTTCTTCGTCTGCCATCCACGTGAATAGACTCCGCTCTCCTTAGTGGTGCAGTTTCATCCCTTCTCCTAACatggccaaaccatctcaagcgctcttcccttagcttgttaatgatggtccctacttcaagttcTGCTCTAAAAACTCCCGTCGGGATCCTGTCTGCTAAGGTCTTCCCGCAAGTCCACCTTAACATCCTCATCTCAGCCACCTCTACTCGAGCCGCTTGGGCTTTCATCATCGCCCAACATTCTGACCCGTATAGCATAGCCGGTCTAATAGCCACTCTATAGAACTTCCCTTTCAGCTTTAGCGGGATCCTCTTGTCGCACACGACTCCCGTAGTTGCTCTCCACTTCATCCATCCAGTTTGGATTCGATGTGTCACGTCTTGGTatatccccccccccccgatTTGTGTATCACTGATCCCAGGTATCTACAAGACTCCTTCGGACGCAATATGCGGCCCCCAATGCTAATAACCTCATCCCCATTTTGTCTTATCTCCTGGTTATCGAAGTCACATCTAAGGTATTCTGTCTTCTCTCGGCTCACGCACAAACCATGGTCTTCAAGGGATTCTCTCCATTTCTCTAGCCTCTGGTTTAGTTCCTCCGTCGATCTCGCTATCAGCGCAATGTCATCGGCAAAAATCATACACCACGGTAGTTCCTCTTATAAGCCCCTGGACAGTTCGTCTAGGATCAACGTGAAAAAGTATGGGCTAAGCGCCGAACCCTGGTGTAGGCCCATATCTACCGAGAAAAGTTCCGTGTTCCCCACAGGGGTTCGAACACCGGTCCTCGCCCTATCGTACATATCCCTAATAACCCTAATGTATCTCCCAGTAACCCCTTTCGCTTGTAGCGTCCTCCAAATCAGCTGTCGTGGTACATTATCGTATGCCTTTTTCCAAATCTAAGAAGGCACAGTGTAGCGCTTTTTGTCTTTCCCTATACTTCTCCATAAGGCTTCTGGTGATATGAATAGCCTCCATTGTCGACCTACCTGTCATAAAACCGAATTGGTTCTCTGCCACCTTTGTAACCCTTCTAAGCCTCATCTCTATCACTCTCTCCCATAGCTTCATGGTATGACTTAGGAGTTTAATGCCGCTATAGTTGCTACAACTCTGCACGTCCCCCTTGTTCTTATAGATAGGTATGACCTCGCTAAGTCTCCATTCTTCTGGCATTTTTGCACTTGTCCAAATCTTGTTGAAAAGGCTTGTCAGCAAGCTTATCCCCACATCTCCCAAGCATCTCCATGCCTCGATAGGAATTTGGTCTGGACCTGTTGCTTTGTTTCTCCCCATCTTCTTTAGGGCGAGCCTTACTTCCTCTTGGCTGATCCTCGGAGTATCGTCGTCGTCGCAACATATGTCTGAGTGAGTACCGTGATCGATTCCTCCTTCACTTCGCCCCGACTCTCTCCTATTAAACAGGTTGGCGAAGTACTCTTCCCATCTTTTCCTAATGTTTTCCACCTTCACAATGCTCCGTCCGCTTTTATCCTTAATATAGATAACGTCTCCTAAATCCCGACGTTTTCTCTCCCTTGCTTTAGCAATTCTGAATATATCGTTTTTGCCTTCCTTTGAGTCTAGTTTTTTATACAATTCTTCGTACGCTCTTTCTTTTGCTATAGCTACAATCTTCTTTGCCTCTTTCTTGGCTTCATAGTATCTCTGCCTAGCCAAGGACCAGTCCTCATTTGTCC includes these proteins:
- the LOC122610825 gene encoding uncharacterized protein LOC122610825 produces the protein MGKPQGPLFKLSLANGYVRSCPSDSGTGRHRGVNARVKRTFRLRLGSWNVGTLKGKLLELEDALARCKTDIACFQETKWTGVQSDGYPGVHGGLGFGRRNDEGHRILDFAIAHDLVIANSFFLKRKSQLITYQSGDNETQIDYFLVRKGDFRACKDCKGTRETVKAVLGETRGTGSQRKGGRESWWISEEVQTKVATKLSCFKELIESKQNGTNEDWSLARQRYYEAKKEAKKIVAIAKERAYEELYKKLDSKEGKNDIFRIAKARERKRRDLGDVIYIKDKSGRSIVKVENIRKRWEEYFANLFNRRESGRSEGGIDHGTHSDICCDDDDTPRISQEEVRLALKKMGRNKATGPDQIPIEAWRCLGDVGISLLTSLFNKIWTSAKMPEEWRLSEVIPIYKNKGDVQSCSNYSGIKLLSHTMKLWERVIEMRLRRVTKVAENQFGFMTGRSTMEAIHITRSLMEKYRERQKALHCAFLDLEKGIR
- the LOC122610824 gene encoding uncharacterized protein LOC122610824 translates to MKWRATTGVVCDKRIPLKLKGKFYRVAIRPAMLYGSECWAMMKAQAARVEVAEMRMLRRRDETAPLRRAESIHVDGRRRRGRPKMRWEDRLAKDLIELGLSEDMTSDRTSWRTRIRVE